The region CAATAGGCCTGAATGTGCTAAGTTGCTAACATTTTTTAGTATTCTAAGCACCTATCTATCAATTTCTGTATCGCGTTTTATTTTGAAACCAGATCAAATCATCAAGTCCACGGATTTTCTCAACGCCACATCTAAACACCGATCTTCTTACAAAATTAGTAGtctcaaatttaataaatatataaatctaaaaATTCATTGAGCAGCTAATTGACCGAACAAAAATTTACGAAAATTTTAGgataagtaaaaataagaactttATTTGCATTCTACGCCAAAgtcttcacatttttttctgacattatttattcatatttgcaaaattaatttttgaaaaaatatcaaatacagGAATTTTATCTCTTTTGGCAATTAAAAGTATTGgcaaagaaaatagaaaggattTTCACCAATTATTAGTAAACTAATAggatgaaataattaaaaagggTTCAGACAGAATGATAATATGTAcaccaaaaaaccaaaaaatacgGATAGTTAGATGATTTACTTACTCAGATATGCTTCTAGCTCCACGAAAAGGATTTCCAACATTAGAGTACTTCTTGTTTTCATCTTGTGCAATTCCTTTCCCCACACCATAGCCAAACCCTAAACCAACACCACATCCAGCACCAAATCCAACACCAACCTGTAAACCAGGAATTCCAGGGCCAAAACCCACTCCTGAAATCAAACAAATGTTGTGTAAGATTCTATGAAGCATAAAACATTACAGGAAATATGTTCAAACTTAATGATTAAAACAAGAACAAATCAGTAAGCAACAGAAAGAAACTATATCTCCTCACTGCAATAGGGCAAGGAATAGTCCTAATTATTAATAGCCCCATCCGAAGAGGCAAGTACAAGCCTAAAGCCATGCACAAAAGAATCTACAGCAATGTTgaaacaaaaagatgaaaagtaGCAGACTACCTCTTACTATTATGCCATTTTAGATTTATAGGAATATTTTCAGTTTTTCACCAATTCCACCGAGGAATAAAAAACCATTGGTCAAAAGTTAACAAAGATTTGTCAGAAGGCATAACTAAGGATGTCAACAAAGTGTATGGGTTATACCATAATGATCAAACCAACTACCGAGCACAAAAATTTAACTGTAATTTACCAATGACTTGCACTGCCTTAATGGGCATCTCTTCCAGTACCCCATAAACATCGATtcgcccccccccccccccccccccccctcctTCCTTCTGGGATAATGGGTATTCCATAATTTAGTGTTTACATTTCGGAATGAAAAAGACTGAGTATAGGGTTAGAAAGTGGCAACCTGTCTTAGATAGTTGACTCAGTCATATTTGGCTCAACAGGAGAGCAATAGCCCAAAATAGAGCAAAACAATCACAATGTGCAACTGAGCAACTGTAGGAGAGCCCCCTTCCATTCATTTATAGCTAACACAAATTTATTAATCCCAGTCCCACCAATGATTCCCAAGAATTGTCAGCCCATGCAAGAACTTAATGCCAACATCTCCAAGAAAAAGTATAATTCCTATTTTAGTTCTTCCCTTTTCTCTCACTCCATCGCACAGATTTCTCTCCGGAAAGTCCATcgtctttaatgggttgaagTCATTACTTagtcaacaataaaaaaatatcgcACCTTTAAACACTACAGATTTTGAGATTTCAATCATTCAACAGCAAACTAGAACTCAAATGACAAATAAAGGTCTATAAAGGTACAAAATGTTTTCTatgttcattatttttgttcccCACTTGTATCTTGCTTTGGAGGCAGTCTTGTTCAATGCATCGTCAGACACTAAATGTGAACACTACTCCAATACATTACATATTCAAACCTTGGTTCACCAAATTGTGAAGAACATGCCTTTCCACCACACTCAACACCTTAgtatttctgtttttatttcTAACTACAAACTTCACCTTTCTCTCACATTTTCTTTAGCACAGACCACATCTATCCTCCTAAGGAGGAAAATATTGCTCAAGCTAACTAAGAAAATTATGAATGACAAAGTTCTCCAAATGAGTATTCGACAAAGTTACAAGTGGAGGGCTTAACTCGAcaatttattctttctttcataGAAAACCATATGCAActtaaacataaacataaagtacaaaaaaatgaaaatggaaaacGATTTCTCAATCCAAACAGTCCTTTTCTTCGCCGAGTGATTAAGAATGGTTTTACACAAATTTTTACACAAGTTctctaaaaaggaaaaataaggtTTTCTCTAACAgtgctaaaaaaaataacttaaaagatGATAAGAAATTGTTTCTACAAATTAACTTAAcaaactaattttcattttttttttccttattttcacTGGTAGAAAGACTTAAGTATAAGCTCAATGCCCTAACTTGATTTTGCACATAAATTTTCAAGATTCACATGCAAGAAAACTCTAGTGACACAATGATTTTTCCCGCTGAAATATCAAAGCATCGAGTAACAAGTATGCGAAATTGAAGCAAGTGAAGCGAACCTCCGAGAACGCCAGCGCCGAAACCAAGGCCGCAGCCGGCGCCGATGCCAAAGGCGGGGCCCAACTTGCCGAATTGGTCGGACTTGACCAGCGGAAGCTTCCACAGCAAGCCCTTGTTGTCGTCGTCCATCTTTTGCAGTTGCGATGTATCTGTTTGCAGTTTCTGTCAATCTGCGTGATAGAAAAGAGGGAAATAAAGGtcaatttcttttctatttaaatCTCGAAGggtaaaaaatattctatttctcATTTTCTTACAGAAAAGGAAGGAAGAATTTTGGATGTagtgttaaaataattattattagcaAAATAAATACAGGCTTGACCCTTCTgcgtatataattttttaaatatgcgtgataatattttataaagtaataatattgtaatgtttttaagttaatatataaattaaaattatatttattaaaaataaagtgaaatatataagaatatttgaaagaatataaagaaaaaaaaagcagagatagccgattttataaaaacttgtaaaaataacagtgaatttttaaaaatttaataaattattatatttaaagagtaaaattggtattttgaaatgtgaacacaaaaaaagaaatcctctttatatattgttatagataatatggttctaaaatttatatttttataaaataaaattaaataatagaatttcaaataatgtaaattctataaaagaaatattaaaatgatataggtagtagttttttttaaataatgaatttatgtaaattttgcttaaaagaaaaatgattcaaattattatttttattaattaataaacttttttatctattagaaagtaaaatgacctaattaaaaaatatataaaagataattagtccttgaagatataaaattattaaattagagGTATCTTGtagagataaaattaataaatttattatattttaatttgaaattattgatGTTGTAAAAGAATGTTGCTAATCTCAGATATATTACTTGTCATTCTGAACGTGATATTGGccttcaaaaattaaaattaaaatatttatagtcttacataagatataattataaaaatatactatttatatACACAACTTAAGCTAACAAACCCTATACAAAACTAACCACTTACTAAAACTATTCATGACCTTCCACCAGTAACTAATAGCTCTTCATCCTATAGAGGTGCCTTTATACCTACAACTTCATATGCTCCCACAACAAATatgtgatcatcgcaaaagaagagACGAACATCACAAGAAGACACGAAACACACAAAATGGTAAGCTAGTgtacaaaagaaatatttatacgTATATTTATATCATCCCAAAAACCTACAAACATGGTATATAACATATCTATATCTATAGTCACACAAGTAGTTGACACTAAACtaaattatccggatacatgcaATTGACATCATATTTCCTAGTGGCCTACACCTATGGTGGTTCCCAAACTACGTAGAGTTTGActtcaaggggttatcacccaaccactcacaAGGTAAATTTTCTGCCTAGGACCTAATAAAGTCCAATGACTAAGACCTCCTTGTTCTCTTCACCACATAACCTACTCTACTATACTTGAGTGTGAGTAGTGATTGGAGAAAGGATGCCTCCTAATAATGAATCCTTATGTCATTGCATATACTAAAATACCACCACTTAGAATTTCTCCTTGAAATTCTTTCATCAACAACACATTTCATGCTTATAATCATATATTCAACTTAATTTATAGCAATAACGACTATATAATCTAGTTTAAGTATACACATGACatccaaagtaacaaaaaaaaaaaaacaaaatgggGCAAATGACGTTATACATAAAATACTTTCAAACGGTGAAAATCAATTTTCTAACCACAGATTTTAAAACAAAGATCTCATTAGTCAAAGTGAAAATTCATGTGTATAAGAttagttgtcaaaatttcagcttAATCCAACAGTTAACAGAGcaggaatcttcattttaccaaGAGGATGTCGTGCTAAAAACTGGGTAGCGCCCAACACCAGATGGCGTCCAACATTGATCAATTTGTAAAAACCAGCGATCAACGTTGTCATGATGAGGCTCAACTTTGTTTCATCATTCACGCTCAGC is a window of Vigna unguiculata cultivar IT97K-499-35 chromosome 4, ASM411807v1, whole genome shotgun sequence DNA encoding:
- the LOC114182301 gene encoding ATP-dependent RNA helicase glh-1; amino-acid sequence: MDDDNKGLLWKLPLVKSDQFGKLGPAFGIGAGCGLGFGAGVLGGVGFGPGIPGLQVGVGFGAGCGVGLGFGYGVGKGIAQDENKKYSNVGNPFRGARSISEDDISALVDDLVINTKKLIKATSKEFDKWRR